Part of the Littorina saxatilis isolate snail1 unplaced genomic scaffold, US_GU_Lsax_2.0 scaffold_1181, whole genome shotgun sequence genome is shown below.
TCGCATCACTAAACCGATGAAAGTTGCGAAAATAGAAGAACAGGGCTGATGCACaggagaaagttaccaaccggatGAGAGCGTGCCGCAAGTtcagattggttgaaatcacaaacctCAATTTCCCAGTCAACCAATCTGACTCTGCGGTTGGTTCCCACCTGGTGTGCAGCTTTCTCGTGCACAGCAACCCAGGGCaccggcggggtaaaaaaaatggCGTCTTTGTTGGGGTCCAGGTGGCAAAATGAGAGCATTTCGGTGAATGTTAAAACAATTGCAGCCACTACATGCACGGAAAATGGCAATAATAATCCTTGAGAGCTTCCGTCTTAAAAGCATTGCTTGTTGTGCTTACGGTAAGTGTATGCGAAAAGCTGACCACTCACAGACTTTGCCTTTGCATTGAGAAGAGAAGCAGACTATACCCACTAAGTCCGAGAACACAATCAAACTACTCAAAGTCTAAAGTTTTTAgtttctcagagagagagaaaaaggttGCTAGCTACTCACGCAGTTTATTGTTGAAGTCAATAAAGTCCTGTAGCTCTGTTCTGACGGACGACACGCTCTGCTGATTTTGCTGCAAACTGCTCACTTGACTGGACAGTGAAGTCACTAGCGTGGATGTGGTCGCCGTTGTATTGACCTGACGACCCAGATTTAGCCTTGTCGTCTGCAGTTGGCTTTCCAGAGTGGCAACTCTGGGCACGATAGCTTCCTTATTTTTAAGACACTCTTGTTGAACCGAATTCAAGTTCTGCTCAAGTTCCGTTAGCTGTGAAGTTAGCGAAGATACTTCAGAATCTCCCGACGGTTCGAAATCTCCTACAGCATTGTTGAGTAGGGATAGCTCTGCTGTCAAGGATCTTGTGGCGTTGGTTTGCTCTGTGTCTACTGCCTGGAGCGCTGTTTCAAACCGTTCTTGTGTCGACTGCATGATCCTAAAGGCATCCGTGACGTTTTCTTTCATACGGTTCTGATGTTCTTGAAGTTCTTCAAGACTAGTCTGTTGAGAAACCAAACGAGATTCAATGGCGTCTCTCATTTTCTCAACTGTTGTGTTCTGACGCTGAAGTTGGCTTGTTAGGTTGGTGACAACTATCTCAAGATTTCCAGTCTCTTGTTGAAGAGTAGAGATGGGGTTTGACAAGCTGTTGAACTGTGCTTTGAGGTTCTGAATTTCTCCTGTGTTCTGCTCCTGAACGGCTTCCATCTCGCTCAATTTTGTCGATATGTTTTGGTGCAAGGTCTGCAAATTGGATGCTGACGTTTGCCTCGCCATGGAAAGCGTTTCTTTCAAGTTATTTAGTTGTGTTTTCAGGTAGAGGTCTTCTTGAATGCGCTGCTCTGTGTTCCTCTTCTGGTTCACTTCAAACTCCTCGAGCTTCGTGGACATGTTCGTCTGCAGTGTCTCTAGTTCTGAAGTTGTCGTCAAGCGAACATCTTCAAGCAATGCTGTGATATTTTTCAGTCGTGTGTCTACGTCCTCTGTGGTTTGAACGCTTTCTGCTTGGTTCTGCTTCTGCTTGGCTTCGATCTCAGCTAATTTATCGGAAAATGATTGTTTCGAAGTTTCAGAGCGCGATGAGAACGTGTCACGAAGAGTGGCCACGACTTCTGTCAAGTTGTCATGCTCCCGCTCAAGGCTTTGAGTTTTCTGCTTTAGTTCCTCATAGTGGTGCGTTTCTTCAACCTCAAGTTGTCTGAAACGATCAGAAACACGTTGCCGTGCTTCTTGCAACCTCTCCGCCAATAGCTTTTGCCCAGCGCCCAAGCTTCCCTGCAGTCTCTCGTCTTGTTCAGTCAGCTCATGAGTCAAGGTGGCATTCAGTGTCTGTAGAGCGGATTCCACGTTGTTGGAAAGAGAGTCTACTTTCTGTTGCTGGTTTACTTCTGACGCCTGTAGCTGTTTTTCCCAGGAGGAAGCCTGTTCTTGAATTGTTTTGTTGAGAGATTTCTGTACATTCCATACATCGTCAAACCGTGCTTCGTTTTTCAAAGACGCGTCGTTGTGGCTTTGGTCAAGATTGTCCAGTCTCTGCTGTAACTGCCCGATCGTGGTTTTCTGGTTCTCGTTGACCTGCCTAAGTTCTTTGATTTCTGTTTCAAACTCGGACTGAAGTGTGGTCAGTGTCTGTAACATAGCGTTCATTCTGTCATTGTGTGTTTCATCGGTTGTCTTCAGCGGCGAAATCTCGTCGACAACTCCATCAATTCTGTTGGCTTGTTCTAATTGAGTTTCTTTCAGCCGCGAGACATCACTTGACACGTCATCTAGTCTTTGGTCCTGTCTTTCTTCAGATGACGTCAGCTGCGAGACCTTGTTTGAAACGTCATGAATTGTTGTATCTTGCTTTTGGTCAGATGTTTCCAGCTGTAAAGTATTGTCGAGAACGTCATTGATTCGGTCGTTGTGCGTTTCCTGGGATGACTTCAGATCCAAAACCATGTTGAAAACGTCATCAGTTCTGTTACCCTGTTTCTCGTCAGCCGATTCTAGCTGCAAAACCTGGTGCCAAACATCCTTCATTGTTTCATCTTGTTCTTTATTACCCAAGACGTTACTGAGCTGAAAACTTGCTGTCAAATTTTCTGTTCTTGATTCCAGTAGATTCACTCTCTCCTCCAGTAGCTCTTGCCCGCTGGACTGCAGGTGTTTTTCAAAATCCAACAGTCTTGCTTTCAACTGACCTATTTCTGTTTTCTGTAGCTTCAACTCGTACCCTTGCTTGACCAGCTGGGTTTTGACCGTTTGCAAGAAAAAAGAAGCAGACCGTTGCAAAGGGACTTCACTCTCAAGACATTTGACAGTTTCCGGTTCGAGAGCGAGTGAGCATGTATAGTTACCGCCCTTGTGTTTGTGAGGAAGGTCCAGTAGAAAGTAGCCATCGTTGAAGTCTGTGCTGTTCAGTTGATTTCCGTCTGGATCCTACAACGTAGAATAAAATGGAATGAcatacaaaacaaatcaaaatagaaagaaaacgTAAACAATTTGTTGACTATCAGTGGAAATACTTGACTATGAATATAGTCAGGTGCAAGATGTCGGATGACATAACTCAGGCTTTAATTGAGAATTCCC
Proteins encoded:
- the LOC138955200 gene encoding putative leucine-rich repeat-containing protein DDB_G0290503; translation: MLLFVLVLTFLARGSHAFEWRSEINTGITIYGCLGDDVTFPWNYVTSKDEHIIAVFWYSDKNGTFAYFFANRFLTSSDRVIHTSNAGMTLRGLTGDDVGIFGVHVKVYGISELYTQNARLVVVESPAIQNGELEVTEHTKGNNSADNQTTCTSNVQLKCGKFLEKGIPSVAVSWTDPDGNQLNSTDFNDGYFLLDLPHKHKGGNYTCSLALEPETVKCLESEVPLQRSASFFLQTVKTQLVKQGYELKLQKTEIGQLKARLLDFEKHLQSSGQELLEERVNLLESRTENLTASFQLSNVLGNKEQDETMKDVWHQVLQLESADEKQGNRTDDVFNMVLDLKSSQETHNDRINDVLDNTLQLETSDQKQDTTIHDVSNKVSQLTSSEERQDQRLDDVSSDVSRLKETQLEQANRIDGVVDEISPLKTTDETHNDRMNAMLQTLTTLQSEFETEIKELRQVNENQKTTIGQLQQRLDNLDQSHNDASLKNEARFDDVWNVQKSLNKTIQEQASSWEKQLQASEVNQQQKVDSLSNNVESALQTLNATLTHELTEQDERLQGSLGAGQKLLAERLQEARQRVSDRFRQLEVEETHHYEELKQKTQSLEREHDNLTEVVATLRDTFSSRSETSKQSFSDKLAEIEAKQKQNQAESVQTTEDVDTRLKNITALLEDVRLTTTSELETLQTNMSTKLEEFEVNQKRNTEQRIQEDLYLKTQLNNLKETLSMARQTSASNLQTLHQNISTKLSEMEAVQEQNTGEIQNLKAQFNSLSNPISTLQQETGNLEIVVTNLTSQLQRQNTTVEKMRDAIESRLVSQQTSLEELQEHQNRMKENVTDAFRIMQSTQERFETALQAVDTEQTNATRSLTAELSLLNNAVGDFEPSGDSEVSSLTSQLTELEQNLNSVQQECLKNKEAIVPRVATLESQLQTTRLNLGRQVNTTATTSTLVTSLSSQVSSLQQNQQSVSSVRTELQDFIDFNNKLHPIRLAGASSSSRQGRVEILVGKEWGTVCDDGWDNNDAKVVCAMLGFSRSGAEARTSATFGQGSGPIVLDDVNCDGSERDIRVCRSATAFGSHNCGHSEDAGVVCR